In one Chitinophaga sancti genomic region, the following are encoded:
- a CDS encoding beta-ketoacyl-[acyl-carrier-protein] synthase family protein, which produces MKKRVVVTGIGAISALGNNIAEMTESLENGSIKYNAIPSDRFSTAHKLFANNRGFMMDYDLYQSSWDKDVSIMSEVAVKCIREALESAHLSEDELHANNAGLIIGTSVGASFPILQRIRKSVQENEDDYELALYSTPKILGKIARAFKLNGYVSAISTACASGTNSIGRAFDLIENGKADIMISGGMDIFTELTYTGFNSLMAISKTKCKPFTKSRDGMSLGDGCAILILESLESAVERGATIYAEIKGYHILNEAYHATAPHPDGIYALKCMKSALAYGGMSTEDVDYINAHGTGTGKNDSAELKGCEALLHEKTTKTYVGSTKCLTGHTLGAAGSIEAIISILSMQHNALYANYEADDLPESEKIEFVTQNKNNIPLDTVLSNSFGFGGNMASILLTKYKN; this is translated from the coding sequence ATGAAAAAAAGAGTCGTTGTTACCGGTATCGGTGCCATATCAGCCCTCGGCAATAATATCGCTGAGATGACAGAAAGCCTCGAAAATGGCAGCATTAAATACAATGCAATCCCATCAGACAGGTTTAGCACCGCCCACAAACTATTTGCGAATAACAGGGGATTTATGATGGATTATGACCTCTATCAGAGTTCCTGGGATAAGGATGTATCTATCATGAGCGAAGTCGCCGTAAAATGCATCCGGGAGGCCTTAGAAAGCGCTCATCTCTCAGAAGACGAGTTGCACGCCAACAATGCAGGCCTCATCATCGGCACATCAGTAGGTGCCAGTTTCCCGATCCTGCAGCGTATCAGGAAATCAGTGCAGGAAAATGAGGATGATTATGAACTGGCATTGTACTCCACGCCAAAGATCCTCGGCAAGATAGCCAGGGCCTTTAAACTAAATGGATACGTCTCTGCTATTTCTACAGCCTGTGCTTCAGGCACCAACTCGATAGGCAGGGCCTTTGACCTGATCGAAAATGGGAAGGCGGATATCATGATCAGTGGTGGTATGGACATCTTTACGGAGCTCACCTATACAGGGTTCAATTCCCTGATGGCCATCTCCAAAACAAAGTGTAAGCCTTTTACCAAATCGAGAGACGGTATGTCGCTGGGCGATGGCTGTGCCATCCTGATCCTGGAGAGCCTGGAATCTGCTGTCGAAAGGGGTGCTACGATCTACGCAGAGATCAAAGGCTATCACATACTCAACGAAGCCTATCACGCAACTGCACCTCATCCTGACGGCATCTATGCACTGAAGTGTATGAAGAGTGCCCTGGCATATGGTGGTATGAGTACCGAAGATGTGGATTATATCAATGCACATGGCACGGGTACCGGCAAGAATGACAGTGCGGAACTAAAAGGGTGTGAAGCCTTGTTGCACGAGAAGACGACGAAGACCTATGTCGGATCTACCAAGTGCCTCACGGGGCATACCCTGGGCGCAGCAGGCAGCATAGAAGCGATCATCAGCATCCTGAGTATGCAGCACAATGCTCTCTATGCGAACTATGAGGCGGACGATCTGCCTGAATCTGAAAAGATCGAATTCGTCACACAAAACAAAAATAACATTCCGCTGGATACAGTGTTGTCCAACTCCTTTGGCTTCGGCGGAAACATGGCCAGTATTTTACTCACTAAATATAAAAATTAA
- a CDS encoding acyl carrier protein, translating into MEHIVIEQKVKEVLISVLNLNKTVDELSNDQALFGNDENPGLFDDSLAVLEVTSVLMAEFELEASDFGEESFKTVGTLAQRIYDVLHLAVV; encoded by the coding sequence ATGGAACACATCGTAATCGAACAAAAAGTAAAAGAAGTTCTCATCAGTGTACTGAACCTGAACAAAACTGTTGATGAATTATCTAATGATCAGGCCTTATTTGGCAATGACGAAAACCCGGGTCTGTTTGATGACTCCCTGGCTGTACTGGAAGTTACCTCTGTACTGATGGCAGAATTCGAGCTGGAAGCATCTGACTTCGGCGAAGAAAGCTTCAAAACTGTAGGTACCCTTGCGCAGCGCATCTATGATGTATTGCACCTGGCTGTTGTTTAA